The Rickettsiales bacterium genomic sequence TTTATTATTGATTTTTATTCCAAGTTCTTGAAAGGCGCAGAAAACTAAGCCAATACAATCAACGCCATATTTTTTACTTCTGCCTTGATGTAAAAATTTCACGCCAAGATATTCCCTAGCTTTTGATAATATTTCATTTTTTGAAGTCATAATTTTATATATTTGCAAAAATTTTATTAATTCCTGGAATGTGAGGCTCGCCTCTAAAATTGACTGCATTATTGAATTTGCTAACACAGGTTGAAAATTTTTTATCGCACCCAGCAGAGATTTTATAATCATCGCCCACTTCAATATTAAACGGCAGAGGGGTTTTTAATTTTATAATTTGCTCTGAATATTCAGCTATTTCTCTAATGATTCCCTGATTTGCACCGCTGGTAAATTCCACCAGACCAAAATTAAAATATCCGCTTCCTTGAGTTAAAGAATCATCTTTGAATGAAATATTTGAGATTTCTTGGGTTACAGAGCCATTAAAGGAAAAATCTTCACGATTTAATTTGCATTTTGCATCGCAAAATCTAGCCCTACAATTTGGTGAATAATTTTGCGTGATGATGTTTTCAAGATGCTTAGCATATGAAGAAATTTCAAAAATATATTTATTATTATCAAAGATAATTTTTGAGATAAAACCCTTCTTAAGAATTACTTTTCCATCAGAAGTATTTTTATAATTAAGCAAAAATATTTCAATATCTGTATCATCAAAAAAACCAGATTTTATAATGTTTTCAGTGATTAAATCACTTTCAAAACTTCCCAAAAAATCTTCTTTGTTTTTTATAGAATTATTTGAAGCGAAATTAAAATTTTCCGTGTCAATCAAGGGTTGATATTCAAGCGTTTCAAAGGTAAATTTTTCTTGCAGATTTGTAAGCCCCAAGAAAAAATCCCCCTTTGAAATTTTGATAAATTTAGCGAGCGTTGTGAGATCGCTAGCTAAATGATTTCTCATATTTTCTGAAATATTTTTCATAAATCACCCCTCTAAAACTTCAATAAAACCAATTTTTTGAAGCGATCCTTTCCCGAAAGTTTCTTGAGAAAATTCCAAAAAATCATTTTCAAATCTAACGCAATTATCAAATTGAAAACTTGCTTTTATCTGAACACTAACTGCAGGAGGATGTGTAAAACTAACCAAGCCAGCATCATTTGATATATTATATCCAGATGATTGGAGAACCCCGTCCAAATAAATTTTTTCAGAGTTTTGAAAAATTTTTGTAATTTTTCTAGTAATGTAATTTTGTTCATCGCCATAATTTTTTATAAGTTGGAATTGTGTTTTTTCGCCGTCTCCTATGCCAATTTGTTGATCAATCGCCTCAAAATCCTGCCAATCCTTGAAACGAAAACTATAGGCTTTGCCTTGCCTTGCGATAAAAAACCATTGCACCTTTTCAGCTTGCAAATTTGAAATATCTTTGAAATTAATTTCAAATTTTCTGATAGGAATTTGCTGTAAAGAATTTCTTTTTTCATTGCCTTTTAGAAAGGAGATTACTTCAGTTTGAAATTCAATTTTGCTGGTGGCTTTTGCTGAAATATCTGCAGGAAACCTTATATTGTGAAATGAAACCATAACGCCCCCAATTAAATTAAAACTCTACGATAAAGGTTGAAAACTTCACGAGAAGCAGGGTTCAAATCCACTTTATTGCGATTCTCATAAAGATACGCAACTTGGTTAAGAAGTGCGGTTTTTATCTGTGCTGGAACGCTCTGCAAAGTTTCCCCAAAGCCTGTAAAATAATCTATCGTGATAAATCTTCCGCTTGGAATTTTATCAAAAAATAGAAAATATTTTGCTGGTGAAAGTTGATAAAAACTTGAGTTAAAAAGGCTTTCTGAGCCATCTTTGCCAATTATATTTATTTCATCAATGGAAATAACGGGGCCCATCGGCATTTCAATTTCATTATCAACATAATATTTGAAGGATAACCGCCATTTTTGCTTCAAGATGGAAGATTTCATATATCTTTCCGCATCTTGCCTCGCTGATTTAATCAAATCTTGAATTGTGTTATTTTCATAATCGCCAGTAATACGAACAAATCTTTTTACTTCATCTATTGTAAGCGGCTCTATGGTTGGCTCTTCAAGCTTCACTAATTCAGGATTTTTATTTTTTTTGAAAAAGGAAAACATATAATTTAGGTTTTGGGGGTTACTACTTTTTCTCCCCCTGTTTACGGGGGGAGATGGGGCGATAGACCCAGAGGGGGGCTTTGCTAATTTGCCCCCACCCTAACCCTCCCCCGCAAGCAGGGGAGGGAATTTTTGCTAAGCTGCGAGTTTCAAAATTTTGATTGCTTCAAAATTCACAACTTCACCGCCAACGCGTTTAGTTGTATAAAATTTCACGAAAGGTTTTTCTGTGTATGGATCACGCAGAATTCTAACGCCGAACCTATCAACGATTTGATATGCACGCTTGAAATCCCCCACCGCAACTGAAAGCGAATTTGC encodes the following:
- a CDS encoding DUF2460 domain-containing protein, with translation MVSFHNIRFPADISAKATSKIEFQTEVISFLKGNEKRNSLQQIPIRKFEINFKDISNLQAEKVQWFFIARQGKAYSFRFKDWQDFEAIDQQIGIGDGEKTQFQLIKNYGDEQNYITRKITKIFQNSEKIYLDGVLQSSGYNISNDAGLVSFTHPPAVSVQIKASFQFDNCVRFENDFLEFSQETFGKGSLQKIGFIEVLEG
- a CDS encoding phage head-tail connector protein, encoding MFSFFKKNKNPELVKLEEPTIEPLTIDEVKRFVRITGDYENNTIQDLIKSARQDAERYMKSSILKQKWRLSFKYYVDNEIEMPMGPVISIDEINIIGKDGSESLFNSSFYQLSPAKYFLFFDKIPSGRFITIDYFTGFGETLQSVPAQIKTALLNQVAYLYENRNKVDLNPASREVFNLYRRVLI
- a CDS encoding DUF2163 domain-containing protein, which produces MKNISENMRNHLASDLTTLAKFIKISKGDFFLGLTNLQEKFTFETLEYQPLIDTENFNFASNNSIKNKEDFLGSFESDLITENIIKSGFFDDTDIEIFLLNYKNTSDGKVILKKGFISKIIFDNNKYIFEISSYAKHLENIITQNYSPNCRARFCDAKCKLNREDFSFNGSVTQEISNISFKDDSLTQGSGYFNFGLVEFTSGANQGIIREIAEYSEQIIKLKTPLPFNIEVGDDYKISAGCDKKFSTCVSKFNNAVNFRGEPHIPGINKIFANI